A region from the Vicia villosa cultivar HV-30 ecotype Madison, WI linkage group LG3, Vvil1.0, whole genome shotgun sequence genome encodes:
- the LOC131660074 gene encoding uncharacterized protein LOC131660074, protein MAETKTPPVMKIKPNSQITPSKPKTTDSSSLSKSLPSSNKMKSFTTVTKSEVKSKPTTMSSSSTKTTTTTKTTKRKTTTTKVRERKVYNLPGQKHDPPQEKEPLRIFYESLSKQIPTSEIAEFWLMEHGLLSSERAKKALEKKQRKQKELRSGTPLKSSSKPPTKTASSQKPQPRPNNIGSTERPQPRPNNIGSTEWPQPRPNNIGSTEKPRQKSSNGDIKAKRKIDSDSDEDDDFILSHKRRRV, encoded by the exons ATGGCAGAGACCAAAACCCCTCCAGTGATGAAGATCAAACCAAATTCCCAAATTACCCCTTCCAAGCCTAAGACTACTGACTCTTCATCTCTCAGTAAGAGTCTCCCCAGCTCAAATAAGATGAAATCTTTCACCACTGTCACTAAATCTGAG GTTAAATCAAAACCGACAACAATGTCGTCGTCATCAACCAAAACAACGACCACGACAAAGACGACGAAGAGGAAAACTACTACCACCaaagtgagagaaaggaaagtgtATAATTTGCCTGGCCAAAAACACGATCCACCTCAAGAG AAAGAACCCTTGAGGATTTTCTATGAGTCGTTGTCGAAACAGATACCAACAAGTGAAATTGCAGAATTTTG GTTAATGGAGCATGGATTATTGTCTTCTGAAAGAGCTAAGAAAGCATTGGAAAAGAAGCAAAGAAAGCAAAAGGAGCTTCGTAGCGGAACTCCGCTTAAGTCGTCATCAAAGCCACCAACTAAAACCGCATCTTCACAGAAGCCGCAGCCAAGACCAAATAATATTGGATCTACAGAGAGGCCGCAGCCGAGACCAAATAATATTGGATCTACAGAGTGGCCGCAGCCCAGACCAAATAATATTGGATCTACAGAGAAGCCGCGACAGAAATCAAGTAATGGCGACATTAAAGCCAAGAGGAAAATCGACAGTGACAGTGATGAGGACGATGATTTCATTTTAAGTCATAAAAGAAGAAGAGTGTAA
- the LOC131660073 gene encoding uncharacterized protein LOC131660073 isoform X2, translating to MAETKTTPVMKIKPNSQITPSKPKITDSSSLSKSLPSSNKMKAVTTVTKSEVNSKPTTISSSSSKTTTTTKTTKRKTTTTKVRERKVYSLPGQKHDPPQEKEPLRIFYESLSKQIPTSEMAEFWLMEHGLLSPERAKKALEKKQRKQKELRSRTPVKSSSKPPTKTASSQKPQPRPNNTGSTERPQPRPNNTGSTEKPQPRPNNTGSSQKPQQKSSNGDIKAKRKIDSDSDDEDDDDFILSHKRRRVL from the exons ATGGCAGAGACCAAAACCACTCCAGTGATGAAGATCAAACCAAATTCCCAAATTACCCCTTCCAAGCCTAAGATTACTGACTCTTCATCTCTCAGTAAGAGTCTCCCCAGCTCAAATAAGAT GAAAGCTGTCACCACTGTCACTAAATCTGAG gttaattcaAAACCGACAACAATTTCGTCGTCATCATccaaaacaacaacaacgacaaagaCGACGAAGAGGAAGACTACTACCACCAAAGTGAGAGAGAGGAAAGTCTATAGTTTGCCTGGCCAGAAACACGATCCACCTCAAGAG AAAGAACCCTTGAGGATTTTCTATGAGTCGTTGTCGAAACAGATACCGACAAGTGAAATGGCGGAATTTTG GTTAATGGAACATGGATTATTGTCTCCTGAAAGAGCTAAGAAAGCATTGGAAAAGAAGCAAAGAAAGCAAAAGGAGCTTCGTAGCAGAACTCCGGTTAAGTCGTCATCAAAGCCACCAACTAAAACCGCATCTTCACAGAAGCCGCAGCCGAGACCAAATAATACTGGATCTACAGAGAGGCCGCAGCCGAGACCAAATAATACTGGATCTACAGAGAAGCCACAGCCGAGGCCAAATAATACTGGATCTTCACAGAAGCCGCAACAGAAATCAAGTAATGGCGACATTAAAGCCAAGAGGAAAATCGACAGTGACAGCGATGACGAAGACGATGACGATTTCATTTTAAGTCATAAAAGAAGAAGAGT gttataa
- the LOC131660073 gene encoding uncharacterized protein LOC131660073 isoform X3, producing MAETKTTPVMKIKPNSQITPSKPKITDSSSLSKSLPSSNKMKAVTTVTKSEVNSKPTTISSSSSKTTTTTKTTKRKTTTTKVRERKVYSLPGQKHDPPQEKEPLRIFYESLSKQIPTSEMAEFWLMEHGLLSPERAKKALEKKQRKQKELRSRTPVKSSSKPPTKTASSQKPQPRPNNTGSTERPQPRPNNTGSTEKPQPRPNNTGSSQKPQQKSSNGDIKAKRKIDSDSDDEDDDDFILSHKRRRV from the exons ATGGCAGAGACCAAAACCACTCCAGTGATGAAGATCAAACCAAATTCCCAAATTACCCCTTCCAAGCCTAAGATTACTGACTCTTCATCTCTCAGTAAGAGTCTCCCCAGCTCAAATAAGAT GAAAGCTGTCACCACTGTCACTAAATCTGAG gttaattcaAAACCGACAACAATTTCGTCGTCATCATccaaaacaacaacaacgacaaagaCGACGAAGAGGAAGACTACTACCACCAAAGTGAGAGAGAGGAAAGTCTATAGTTTGCCTGGCCAGAAACACGATCCACCTCAAGAG AAAGAACCCTTGAGGATTTTCTATGAGTCGTTGTCGAAACAGATACCGACAAGTGAAATGGCGGAATTTTG GTTAATGGAACATGGATTATTGTCTCCTGAAAGAGCTAAGAAAGCATTGGAAAAGAAGCAAAGAAAGCAAAAGGAGCTTCGTAGCAGAACTCCGGTTAAGTCGTCATCAAAGCCACCAACTAAAACCGCATCTTCACAGAAGCCGCAGCCGAGACCAAATAATACTGGATCTACAGAGAGGCCGCAGCCGAGACCAAATAATACTGGATCTACAGAGAAGCCACAGCCGAGGCCAAATAATACTGGATCTTCACAGAAGCCGCAACAGAAATCAAGTAATGGCGACATTAAAGCCAAGAGGAAAATCGACAGTGACAGCGATGACGAAGACGATGACGATTTCATTTTAAGTCATAAAAGAAGAAGAGTGTAA
- the LOC131660072 gene encoding uncharacterized protein LOC131660072 produces MAETKTSPVMKIKPNSQVAPSKPKITDSSSLSKSLPSSNKMKSVTTVTKSEVKSKPTTISSSSSKTTTTTKTTKRKTTTTKVRERKAYNLPGQKHDPPQEKEPLRIFYESLSKQIPTSEMAEFWLMEHGLLSPERAKKAFDKKQRKQKELRSGTPAKSSSKLPTKTTSSQKPQPRPNNTGSTEKLQPRPNNTGSTERPQPRPNNTGSTERPQPRPSNTGSTERPQPRPSNPGSLQKPQQKSNNGDIKAKRKIESDSDDDDFILSHKRRRV; encoded by the exons ATGGCAGAGACCAAAACCTCTCCAGTGATGAAGATCAAACCAAATTCCCAAGTTGCCCCTTCCAAGCCTAAGATTACTGATTCTTCATCTCTCAGTAAGAGTCTCCCCAGCTCAAATAAGATGAAATCTGTCACCACTGTCACTAAATCTGAG GTTAAATCGAAACCGACAACAATATCGTCGTCATCATCCAAAACAACGACCACGACAAAAACAACGAAGAGGAAAACTACTACGACCAAAGTGAGGGAGAGGAAAGCCTACAATTTGCCTGGACAGAAACACGATCCACCTCAAGAG AAAGAACCCTTGAGGATTTTCTATGAGTCGTTGTCGAAACAGATACCGACAAGTGAAATGGCGGAATTTTG GTTAATGGAGCATGGATTATTGTCCCCTGAAAGAGCtaagaaagcatttgataagaagcAGAGAAAGCAAAAGGAGCTTCGTAGCGGAACTCCGGCTAAGTCATCGTCAAAGCTGCCAACTAAAACCACATCTTCACAGAAGCCGCAGCCGAGACCAAATAATACTGGATCTACAGAGAAGCTGCAGCCGAGACCAAACAATACTGGATCTACAGAGAGGCCGCAGCCGAGACCAAATAATACTGGATCTACAGAGAGGCCACAACCGAGACCAAGTAATACTGGATCTACAGAGAGGCCACAGCCGAGACCAAGTAATCCTGGATCCTTACAGAAGCCGCAACAGAAGTCAAATAATGGCGACATTAAAGCCAAGAGAAAAATCGAGAGTGACAGTGATGATGACGATTTCATTTTAAGTCATAAAAGAAGAAGAGTTTAA